ACGCCTACACCCGGCTCGACCCGGTCCGCACCGCACTGGTCGTGATCGACATGGTGCCGTTCTTCGACGGGCCGTACGCGCGCGGGGTGATCCCGCAGATCCAGGACCTGGCGAGCGCCCTGCGGGAGGCCGGGGGCCTGGTGGCCTGGGTGCTGCCGGGACCTGGTGGGCCGCGAGCAGCCCGCGAGGAGTTCTACGGCCCCCGCGTCGCGGAGCTGTACCGGACCTCCGGCGGCAGCGGCCCGCTCGCCGGGCGCCTGTGGCCGCAGTTCACCGTGGACGAAGGCCGCGACCTGCTGGTGGAGAAGGCCGCGTCCAGCGCCTTCTTCCCCGGCTTCTGCCCGCTGCCCGACCTACTGGCCGAGCGCGGCATCGACACCGTGGTGGTGTGCGGGGTCGTCACCGACGTGTGCGTGGCCGGGTCGGCACGCGACGCCTCCACCCTGGGCCTGCGGGTGGTCGTCGTGGCCGACGGCACGGCCGCCGGCAGCGACGAGGTCCACAACGCCGCCCTGCGCACCCTCTACCGGTCCTTCGCCGACGTGCGCGCCACTGCGGAGGTCCTCGACCTGATCCGGGCGGGCTGATGAGCCCGAGACCCCGGCCCGCCACCACCACACCGCCAGCGGGTGCCGTCGAGCCTGGTGCCCCACGCACTGGCTTTCCCGCCGTACCTGAACCGAGCGACCCAAACGGACTTGGAGGCCACGAAGGTGCCCCTCTTTCCCGGCGCTGCCCGCGCCTACCGCGAGTTCCGGCCCAGCCTGCCCGAAGGCGCCGTCGCACTCCTGACCGACACCGTTCGCGGCATCCCCCGCCCGGTGCTGCTGGACCTGGGCACCGGCACCGGGCAGGTCCCCGCCGCCCTGCACCAGGCGTTCGCTCGGGTCGATGTCGTCGAACGCGACCCGGAGATGATCGCCGAGGCCGAGAAGGCACTGCAGC
This genomic stretch from Kitasatospora acidiphila harbors:
- a CDS encoding isochorismatase family protein — encoded protein: MSTAPPADAPALLHAWSIPEREYARQEARRGRRHAYTRLDPVRTALVVIDMVPFFDGPYARGVIPQIQDLASALREAGGLVAWVLPGPGGPRAAREEFYGPRVAELYRTSGGSGPLAGRLWPQFTVDEGRDLLVEKAASSAFFPGFCPLPDLLAERGIDTVVVCGVVTDVCVAGSARDASTLGLRVVVVADGTAAGSDEVHNAALRTLYRSFADVRATAEVLDLIRAG